A DNA window from Hydra vulgaris chromosome 13, alternate assembly HydraT2T_AEP contains the following coding sequences:
- the LOC136089914 gene encoding uncharacterized protein LOC136089914 produces the protein MNLVRHISAAELSVQPHQTSQGCIAMDTRSENANKQTESEESVLSQQSEHVKSSGDVMRRIVHADQTSPLLSNQTTPTGHQKNILTQKRQNIVQSAKSATTDSLILRILTSMEGIKQTQKEIQETQRIQTNMLQILLHHYNKSADKTELPDGVVFPMQSMKNINERLKNNDFANALVS, from the exons ATGAATTTAGTAAGACATATATCTGCTGCTGAATTATCCGTGCAGCCACACCAAACCTCACAAG GATGCATTGCAATGGACACACGTTCAGAAAATGCAAATAAACAAACTGAATCAGAGGAATCAGTTTTATCGCAGCAAAGTGAACATGTTAAGT CTTCTGGTGATGTAATGCGAAGAATAGTTCATGCAGACCAAACATCACCACTACTATCAAACCAAACTACACCGACGGGGCACCAAAAGAATATACTGACCCAGAAGCGTCAGAACATTGTTCAAT cAGCAAAATCGGCAACTACTGACTCCTTAATATTACGAATTTTAACGTCAATGGAGGGGATAAAGCAAACTCAAAAGGAAATTCAGGAAACTCAACGCATTCAGACCAACATGCTGCAAATATTGCTGCACCATTACAACAAGAGTGCAGATAAGACAGAGCTTCCCGATGGTGTAGTTTTTCCAATGCAATCaatgaaaaatatcaatgaaCGGCTGAAAAATAATGACTTTGCTAATGCATTAGTaagttaa